From a region of the Malania oleifera isolate guangnan ecotype guangnan chromosome 12, ASM2987363v1, whole genome shotgun sequence genome:
- the LOC131144245 gene encoding uncharacterized protein LOC131144245, giving the protein MSAARTSGRKRRSEPQSPKSIERVGLEDDIFGPDLSSDIKGIMSALYQIREKAQKDGQKKNEETISSVAAEIKSVFAEMKAKFEKERQSFAKALSKSSKECENSLKIETSKFQALWEKFSKEKVAHLQALKDTIAKYEEEKERLFTRYEQQRKREKNMISEQEKACQSKISELEESLKKKKQDDKTFSILRKTLGSLLGNASDEDFLPDD; this is encoded by the exons ATGTCGGCTGCCAGAACAAGCGGGAGAAAACGCCGATCGGAGCCCCAATCTCCGAAATCCATCGAGCGAGTCGGACTCGAAGACGACATCTTCGGTCCAGATCTCTCCAG TGACATCAAAGGCATCATGTCGGCGCTGTACCAGATCAGAGAGAAAGCACAAAAGGACGGCCAGAAGAAGAATGAAGAGACAATATCAAG TGTGGCTGCAGAGATCAAGTCAGTGTTTGCTGAGATGAAAGCAAAATTTGAGAAGGAAAG ACAAAGTTTTGCCAAGGCATTGTCAAAGAGTTCAAAAGAG TGTGAAAATTCCTTGAAGATCGAAACCTCGAAGTTCCAAGCACTTTGGGAGAAATTTTCCAAGGAGAAAGTAGCACATCTGCAGGCCTTAAAAG ATACGATAGCCAAATACGAAGAAGAGAAAGAACGATTGTTCACGCGTTATGAGCAACAGA GGAAGAGAGAAAAGAACATGATATCTGAACAAGAGAAAGCTTGCCAAAGTAAAATTTCTGAATTGGAAGAATCCCTGAAAAAGAAGAAGCAG GATGACAAAACTTTCAGCATTTTGAGGAAGACGCTGGGATCATTGCTAGGAAATGCGTCAGATGAAGACTTTCTGCCTGATGATTGA